From the Perca flavescens isolate YP-PL-M2 chromosome 21, PFLA_1.0, whole genome shotgun sequence genome, one window contains:
- the LOC114548556 gene encoding 5-hydroxytryptamine receptor 3A-like, whose product MSPLTQSPEDGSLAGTPCRRTGARNGGGLRSPTPHQWLFLLTAKVLVLDLYECRIAFPLPRSRHTGMRVTLSCSRSTMGCDDQALALTAREGSALSVAMATNNTQLYASTRQPSPGPYQRGGETNNNTDDESDFPDKGPDSGEKFEEICGYQDVLDQLNLTIKKDKYTMARPVKNFKNLTRVHLQIVIYGILDVREIEQTFVPYVWIYMKWQNEHIKWSPTEFCGIEQVVVPTELLWKPDITIEEMTEKDKAPPSPYLTIKWNGEVILRNDLMIVSTCKMQIYKFPFDIQSCNLSIKSAAYSDDEIMFETIKDGFKNTEWTQQLIRTQYEWLFLSMTVNNTTVSDITNNQSMIVYTIKMRRRSVLYIANFLVPIMFFFCLDLASFLISDSGGEKLGFKVTVLLAVTVMQLLLNEILPSSSDRVPLIAVFCIGMFSLMMLSLLETILVMHLMEKDSASQDDEAGKDQNLSEDCNKKGKVSLHNHDGEMKKWTHCAFVCDVSADEPPSELLSVAREGNSSQLTDESNALEKVSDELREVEKTLLLLLNSRKEDGKPGYWTRVTKTINKVFFISYVTMASLFLVVIFLKWNHASDE is encoded by the exons ATGAGTCCACTGACTCAATCCCCCGAAGACGGTTCCCTTGCCGGCACTCCCTGCCGGAGGACTGGAGCTCGTAACGGCGGAGGACTACGGAGCCCCACTCCACACCAGTGGCTTTTCTTACTCACCGCTAAGGTTCTTGTTCTTGACCTATATGAATGCCGAATAGCATTCCCCTTACCCAGGAG CCGACACACAGGCATGCGCGTGACGCTCTCTTGTTCACGCTCTACCATGGGCTGTGATGACCAGGCACTCGCTCTCACAGCGCGGGAAGGCTCAGCGCTCtctgttgctatggcaacaaacaacacacagcTTTACGCCTCAACTCGCCAGCCTTCCCCTGGCCCCTACCAGCGTG GTGGAGAAACCAACAATAACACAGATGATGAATCCGACTTCCCAGATAAAG GGCCGGACTCTGGAGAAAAGTTTGAGGAAATCTGTGGTTATCAGGATGTTTTAGACCAGCTGAATCTGACCATAAAGAAGGATAAGTACACCATGGCTCGACCtgttaaaaactttaaaaatctTACACGGGTACACCTTCAAATTGTGATCTATGGCATCCTAGATGTG AGAGAGATTGAACAGACTTTCGTTCCTTACGTTTGGATTTATATG AAATGGCAAAATGAACACATTAAGTGGAGTCCAACTGAATTTTGTGGAATTGAACAGGTGGTTGTTCCTACTGAATTATTGTGGAAGCCAGATATAACTATTGAAGAGAT GACAGAGAAGGACAAGGCCCCTCCGAGTCCTTATCTTACCATTAAATGGAACGGCGAAGTCATACTGAGGAACGACCTGATGATAGTCAGCACGTGCAAGATGCAAATTTACAAATTTCCCTTTGACATTCAGAGCTGCAACCTCTCTATTAAGTCTGCTGCGTATTCTG ATGACGAAATAATGTTTGAAACCATCAAAGATGGTTTCAAAAACACAGAGTGGACTCAGCAGTTGATACGGACCCAGTATGAGTGGTTGTTCCTATCCATGACAGTTAACAACACAACTGTCAGCGATATTACCAACAACCAAAGCATGATTGTTTACACT ATCAAGATGAGGAGGCGGTCTGTCCTCTACATCGCCAACTTCTTGGTACCCATCATGTTCTTCTTTTGTCTGGACTTGGCCTCATTCCTGATCTCGGACAGCGGGGGGGAGAAGCTCGGCTTCAAGGTCACTGTGCTGCTTGCTGTCACTGTGATGCAGCTTCTTCTCAATGAGATTCTGCCTTCGTCGTCAGACAGGGTTCCTCTTATAG CGGTCTTCTGCATTGGGATGTTTAGTTTGATGATGCTAAGCCTCCTGGAGACAATTTTGGTGATGCATCTGATGGAGAAAGACTCTGCATCCCAAGACGATGAGGCAGGTAAAGACCAAAACCTGAGTGAGGACTGTAACAAAAAGGGCAAAGTCAGCTTGCACAACCATGATGGAG AGATGAAGAAATGGACTCACTGTGCTTTTGTTTGTGATGTGTCTGCTGATGAACCTCCATCTGAACTGCTGTCGGTGGCTAGAGAG GGCAACAGCAGCCAACTGACGGATGAGTCCAATGCCTTGGAGAAGGTCTCAGATGAGCTGAGGGAGGTGGAGAAAACACTGCTCCTGCTCCTCAACAGCAGGAAGGAAGACGGGAAGCCCGGCTACTGGACCAGAGTGACTAAAACAATCAACAAAGTTTTCTTCATTTCCTATGTCACAATGGCCAGTCTGTTTTTAGTTGTTATCTTTTTAAAATGGAACCATGCATCAGACGAGTAG